Proteins encoded in a region of the Halothiobacillus diazotrophicus genome:
- the pgaB gene encoding poly-beta-1,6-N-acetyl-D-glucosamine N-deacetylase PgaB, with protein sequence MERRHFLKSLVATLTVTATPGGWAGTPKTGAAGTPAPLTTVQIPPGQFVTLCMHDVRDDVAPGVDNDPYAMNTRRLAALFDWMKVHDWHPVSLQRIVDAHAGKTDLPKNAVLLSWDDGLASIYSRVFPLLKAFQYPGLFALETDWLTRVHRGLSVDYQGEGFAASVTDTQKATDALKIDEAQARASNNLKAPNRVLYNGSERGAKGFISWAQAREMQASGLVEFATHTHDLHHGILANPQGNVEPAAITRQYLAPLKRYETDREFHTRILTDLRQSAAIIQREIGVRPRAIVWPYGAMNAEVEAIAREAGLPISFGLGDRRLDSRTQALSSFGRLLVMDDPTPVSIEAQVSQSITPVPGIERAVQVDMDYIYDPDPVRTNSNLGKLLDRIKALKVRTVYLQAFADPDGSGNPKALYFPNRVLPMRADLFNRVTWQLRTRAGVRVFAWLPLLAYQLPDTAQQDRLSVKIQDAEGKIVPARRDYHRLSPFLPETLALVGDIYADLGKSMTGISGLLIHDDAYLAEDEDATALSPEARWPGTDRPVGQTPLTARQKTEALIAFGEAVAERMRYYTNASNPFIVARNLYARVVLDPEAESRFAQALDPFLAAYDGVALMAMPYLDGTTEPPERWLRQLAETVARTPTGLQKVVFELQTKNWTTGAWIPGATLKNWMQELTRMGAVNLAYYPDDFLTDHPPFTPTFEGISLTEFPYYRLKH encoded by the coding sequence ATGGAACGACGGCACTTTCTCAAATCCCTGGTGGCGACCCTCACCGTCACCGCCACACCAGGGGGGTGGGCGGGAACCCCGAAGACGGGTGCTGCGGGCACGCCGGCACCACTGACGACCGTTCAAATCCCACCGGGGCAATTCGTCACCTTGTGCATGCACGACGTACGGGACGATGTCGCGCCCGGTGTCGATAACGATCCCTACGCCATGAACACCCGGCGCTTAGCGGCACTATTCGACTGGATGAAGGTACACGACTGGCACCCCGTATCCCTTCAACGGATCGTGGACGCGCACGCCGGCAAGACTGACTTGCCGAAGAATGCCGTCCTGCTTTCCTGGGATGATGGACTGGCCAGCATCTATTCACGGGTGTTCCCGCTCCTGAAGGCATTTCAGTACCCGGGGCTGTTCGCTCTGGAAACCGACTGGCTGACCCGCGTTCACCGAGGCTTATCGGTCGACTATCAGGGTGAGGGATTCGCCGCCTCGGTCACGGACACCCAAAAGGCCACCGACGCCCTCAAAATCGATGAGGCACAAGCCCGAGCGTCGAATAATCTCAAAGCCCCCAACCGAGTGTTGTACAACGGCTCCGAGCGCGGCGCCAAAGGGTTTATTTCCTGGGCTCAGGCTCGGGAAATGCAAGCCTCTGGCCTGGTGGAGTTCGCCACGCATACGCACGATTTGCACCATGGTATTTTGGCCAACCCCCAGGGAAACGTCGAACCCGCAGCGATTACCCGGCAGTACCTTGCGCCACTCAAACGCTATGAAACCGACCGTGAGTTTCATACTCGGATTCTGACCGATCTGCGCCAGAGCGCGGCCATCATTCAACGGGAAATCGGCGTACGCCCCCGCGCCATCGTCTGGCCCTACGGCGCGATGAATGCCGAGGTCGAAGCCATCGCCCGCGAAGCCGGCCTGCCCATTTCCTTCGGCCTGGGTGACCGACGTCTGGATAGCCGAACCCAAGCGCTGTCGTCTTTTGGCCGTCTTCTGGTGATGGATGACCCGACCCCCGTATCCATTGAGGCGCAGGTTTCCCAGTCCATCACCCCGGTGCCGGGGATCGAACGGGCGGTACAGGTCGACATGGACTACATCTACGATCCCGATCCAGTCCGAACGAACAGCAATCTGGGCAAACTGCTCGACCGAATCAAGGCACTCAAGGTACGCACAGTCTATCTACAGGCCTTTGCCGACCCCGACGGCTCGGGCAACCCCAAGGCGCTGTATTTCCCCAACCGGGTGCTCCCCATGCGGGCCGACCTGTTCAACCGCGTGACGTGGCAACTCCGTACCCGGGCCGGCGTACGGGTATTTGCCTGGTTGCCGCTTCTGGCCTATCAATTGCCGGATACGGCGCAACAGGATCGACTATCCGTCAAAATTCAGGACGCCGAAGGCAAAATCGTACCCGCTCGACGCGACTACCATCGATTGAGCCCCTTTTTGCCGGAAACGCTCGCCCTCGTTGGCGATATCTATGCCGACCTGGGCAAAAGCATGACCGGCATCTCGGGGCTGTTGATTCACGATGACGCCTATCTCGCGGAAGACGAGGACGCTACCGCCCTGAGCCCGGAAGCCCGTTGGCCGGGCACCGATCGCCCCGTGGGTCAAACGCCGCTCACGGCACGCCAGAAAACGGAAGCGCTGATCGCCTTCGGCGAAGCGGTGGCCGAACGCATGCGCTATTACACCAATGCAAGCAACCCGTTTATCGTCGCACGGAATCTGTACGCCCGTGTCGTGCTCGACCCCGAGGCGGAAAGTCGCTTCGCGCAAGCCTTGGATCCCTTCCTAGCCGCCTACGATGGGGTCGCCTTGATGGCGATGCCCTACCTGGACGGCACTACGGAACCCCCGGAGCGGTGGTTGCGGCAACTGGCGGAAACCGTTGCGCGCACGCCGACGGGCCTACAGAAAGTCGTCTTCGAGCTCCAAACCAAAAACTGGACGACCGGCGCCTGGATTCCCGGCGCGACGCTCAAAAACTGGATGCAGGAACTCACCCGGATGGGCGCGGTGAACCTTGCCTATTACCCGGATGACTTTCTGACCGACCACCCTCCTTTCACGCCCACCTTCGAAGGAATCAGCCTGACTGAGTTCCCGTACTACCGGTTGAAGCACTAA
- the pgaC gene encoding poly-beta-1,6-N-acetyl-D-glucosamine synthase — MTMRDIFFGYAFYYPLIMAWMWMIGGLWYFLRWENRYDLGPDYPPPVSKQPPASILIPCFNEEQNVRDTMAYALATDYPDFEVIAINDGSKDRTAEILDELAEIHPRLRVIHLTTNQGKAMALRAGAIAARNEFLICIDGDALLHPEAVAWMMVHLASGNRVGAVTGNPRILNRSTLLGKLQVGEFSSIIGLMKRAQRVYGRLFTVSGVIAGYRRTALHRIGYWSEVMITEDIDISWRLQMDHWDIRYEPDALCYIYMPETFTGLWKQRLRWAQGGVEVLMHHGRDLLIWRRRRFWPVAMEYLASVAWAYIMLTIIILYVIGRFVPLPPAWHIDTLLPQWNGVILGVTALTQFAISLMIDRRYEPKKRFFRNYFWIIWYPLAFWLLTLFTTIVAVPKTLLKKRGLRARWVSPDRGIRADGSNEP; from the coding sequence ATGACAATGAGAGACATCTTTTTCGGATACGCCTTCTACTACCCGCTGATCATGGCGTGGATGTGGATGATCGGCGGTCTGTGGTACTTCCTGCGCTGGGAAAACCGCTACGACCTCGGCCCGGACTACCCGCCGCCGGTCAGCAAGCAACCCCCGGCCAGCATTCTGATTCCCTGCTTCAATGAGGAGCAGAACGTTCGGGATACCATGGCCTATGCCCTGGCGACGGACTATCCGGACTTCGAGGTCATCGCCATCAACGACGGCTCCAAGGACCGTACGGCGGAAATACTCGACGAACTCGCGGAAATCCACCCGCGCCTGCGGGTGATCCACCTCACCACCAACCAGGGCAAGGCCATGGCCCTGCGTGCCGGAGCGATCGCCGCGCGCAACGAATTCCTGATCTGCATCGACGGCGACGCACTGCTCCACCCTGAAGCCGTGGCATGGATGATGGTGCACCTGGCCTCGGGCAACCGGGTGGGCGCCGTCACGGGCAATCCGCGCATCCTGAACCGCTCCACCCTGCTCGGCAAGCTTCAGGTGGGCGAATTCTCGTCCATCATCGGCCTGATGAAACGCGCCCAGCGCGTCTACGGCCGACTGTTCACCGTCTCCGGCGTCATCGCGGGCTACCGACGCACGGCCCTGCACCGAATCGGTTACTGGTCCGAAGTGATGATTACCGAGGACATCGACATTTCCTGGCGACTGCAGATGGATCATTGGGACATCCGCTACGAACCCGACGCCCTCTGCTACATCTACATGCCGGAAACCTTCACGGGACTCTGGAAACAGCGCCTGCGCTGGGCCCAGGGCGGTGTGGAGGTGCTCATGCACCATGGACGCGACCTGCTGATCTGGCGCCGTCGGCGGTTCTGGCCGGTCGCCATGGAATACCTGGCCTCGGTGGCCTGGGCCTACATCATGCTCACCATCATCATCCTGTACGTGATCGGTCGTTTCGTCCCATTGCCCCCCGCATGGCACATCGATACCCTGCTGCCTCAATGGAACGGCGTCATTCTGGGGGTCACCGCCCTGACCCAGTTCGCCATCAGCCTGATGATCGATCGTCGATACGAACCAAAGAAGCGTTTCTTCAGAAACTATTTCTGGATCATCTGGTATCCCCTGGCTTTCTGGTTGCTGACCCTCTTCACCACCATCGTGGCCGTCCCCAAGACACTGCTCAAGAAGCGCGGCCTGCGTGCGCGCTGGGTCAGTCCGGATCGTGGAATCCGTGCCGATGGGTCTAACGAACCATGA
- the pgaD gene encoding poly-beta-1,6-N-acetyl-D-glucosamine biosynthesis protein PgaD, whose amino-acid sequence MSHPVPRPRIPEIIHRPDLVTASRKGVMALIATIGWMIWLYLISPLSALFAWWFGYDRMNLFVLSDPAHTIRTLMLYAMVIAAGGALFILWAVYNWLRFRRVDRRRVPETATEADIASAFAIPTQSVLDARGGKVLAFNFDDHGQIMDIETTRALSEKTPAGTPASKPLDNAASETIPHACK is encoded by the coding sequence ATGAGCCACCCTGTGCCGCGCCCGCGCATCCCGGAAATCATCCATCGTCCCGATCTCGTGACCGCATCCCGAAAAGGGGTCATGGCCTTGATTGCCACTATCGGCTGGATGATCTGGCTCTATCTAATTTCTCCGTTGTCCGCCCTGTTCGCCTGGTGGTTCGGCTACGATCGAATGAATCTCTTCGTGCTTTCGGATCCGGCTCATACCATCCGAACACTCATGCTCTACGCCATGGTCATTGCCGCTGGCGGCGCACTCTTCATTTTATGGGCGGTCTATAACTGGCTGCGTTTTCGCCGAGTGGATCGGCGGCGGGTCCCCGAAACCGCAACGGAGGCGGATATCGCGTCCGCCTTCGCCATCCCGACTCAGTCCGTTCTCGACGCCAGGGGCGGCAAGGTACTGGCCTTCAATTTCGATGATCACGGTCAGATCATGGACATCGAGACGACCCGGGCGCTCTCAGAGAAAACACCGGCTGGAACACCCGCTTCCAAGCCGCTCGACAACGCCGCCAGCGAGACCATCCCCCATGCCTGCAAGTGA
- a CDS encoding glycoside hydrolase family 5 protein, translating to MAQTHRFFSFKSPHLAALTLILSLVLCLPGIPDAEAFYVDAGKIYDDQGQAIQLHGVNWFGFETANHVPHGLWARNINDMITQMKSLGINAVRIPLAPNAIHGVAVNSVDYSLNPELVGMNSLQVLDYLVKALDQAGMYILLDHHRPDDNAISELWYTGTYTEQQWLDDLQFLANRYKNVPHLLGIDLKNEPHGAATWGSGNTATDWNLAAERASSVVLAADPNAVVFVEGIGNQSACSPPYNAWWGGNLAPIQCTPLNIPQNKLVLAPHFYGPDVYLQPYFTDPSFPTNMPAIWNAQFGFAKDLGYTVVPTEFGSHYGHGGLAIEKTWFDAVIAWMIQKNIRDSFFWAWNPNSGDTGGLLEDDWKTVWPDKLAKLQELWGTSSPTPTPTPTPTPTPTPTPTPTPTPTGVLTSGEYTADSVVDSDWGAGYCITYTITNISQRTAPWAISFPFQDTLTQSWSAVLTQNGTSIDAVGDTWNSSLQPGQQTSFGYCAARQSTTSPTPTPTPTPTPTPTPTPTPTPTPSSATLNPVLTTSSDWGAGYCMQVDVTNTTDQSIVWNTSFPLDGTIYNSWNAVITASGGGQATANGVDWNASLAPGATADFGFCANR from the coding sequence ATGGCACAGACTCACCGCTTTTTTTCGTTCAAATCCCCCCACCTCGCCGCATTGACCCTGATACTGAGCCTCGTGCTCTGCCTCCCCGGCATTCCCGATGCGGAAGCGTTCTACGTCGACGCCGGGAAAATCTACGACGATCAGGGTCAGGCGATCCAGTTGCATGGCGTGAACTGGTTCGGCTTCGAAACGGCCAACCATGTGCCCCATGGATTATGGGCGCGCAACATCAACGACATGATCACGCAGATGAAGTCGCTGGGGATCAATGCCGTCCGTATCCCCTTGGCCCCCAATGCCATTCACGGCGTTGCGGTGAACAGCGTCGACTACAGCCTGAACCCGGAACTGGTCGGCATGAACAGCCTGCAGGTGCTGGACTATCTGGTCAAAGCCCTCGATCAGGCCGGCATGTATATCCTCCTGGATCACCATCGACCGGATGACAATGCGATCTCGGAACTCTGGTACACCGGCACCTATACCGAGCAGCAATGGCTGGATGACCTCCAATTCCTCGCGAATCGCTACAAGAATGTCCCCCATCTTCTGGGCATCGACCTGAAGAACGAACCGCACGGTGCCGCGACCTGGGGTTCCGGCAATACGGCCACCGACTGGAATCTGGCCGCCGAACGGGCATCCAGCGTTGTTCTTGCTGCCGACCCCAATGCCGTCGTGTTTGTCGAAGGCATCGGCAATCAGTCCGCCTGCTCCCCGCCCTACAATGCCTGGTGGGGTGGCAATCTCGCGCCCATTCAATGCACCCCCCTGAATATTCCGCAGAACAAGCTGGTGCTGGCGCCGCACTTCTACGGGCCCGATGTCTACCTTCAGCCCTATTTCACCGATCCCAGCTTCCCGACCAACATGCCGGCCATCTGGAACGCCCAGTTCGGTTTTGCCAAGGACCTCGGCTATACCGTCGTCCCGACGGAATTTGGCAGCCATTACGGCCATGGTGGTCTCGCCATCGAAAAGACCTGGTTCGATGCCGTCATCGCCTGGATGATCCAGAAGAACATTCGCGACTCATTCTTCTGGGCATGGAACCCGAATAGCGGAGACACGGGCGGCCTCCTCGAAGATGACTGGAAAACGGTCTGGCCCGACAAGCTGGCGAAGCTGCAGGAGCTTTGGGGCACATCCTCCCCGACACCGACCCCGACACCGACCCCAACACCGACCCCAACACCGACCCCAACACCTACGCCTACACCAACGGGCGTGCTGACGAGCGGGGAATACACGGCGGATAGTGTGGTCGACAGCGACTGGGGTGCGGGTTACTGCATCACCTACACCATCACCAATATCAGTCAGCGAACCGCGCCCTGGGCAATCTCCTTTCCCTTCCAGGACACGCTGACGCAATCCTGGAGTGCCGTGCTGACCCAGAACGGCACCTCGATCGACGCCGTCGGCGACACCTGGAACAGTTCGCTGCAACCGGGGCAGCAAACCTCCTTCGGCTACTGTGCAGCACGTCAATCGACGACTTCACCGACCCCGACCCCGACCCCGACCCCGACCCCGACACCCACGCCCACGCCCACGCCCACGCCGACACCATCGAGCGCAACACTCAATCCGGTGCTGACCACAAGCAGCGACTGGGGTGCCGGCTATTGCATGCAGGTCGACGTCACCAATACCACGGATCAATCCATCGTGTGGAACACCAGCTTTCCGCTGGACGGAACGATCTACAACTCCTGGAACGCCGTAATCACGGCATCCGGTGGCGGACAGGCTACCGCCAATGGCGTGGACTGGAATGCCTCGTTGGCACCGGGTGCCACGGCAGACTTCGGCTTCTGCGCCAACCGTTGA
- a CDS encoding nucleotide-binding protein, which produces MLNLFSRWGKKTPNPAALKRVDPLEDVQRLYNELNLDPSGYHRFDTTPLPETSLAPKPEKTEIEAVQTEPETTTAALTTPEPETPEIAPAPVTPPLETPASAAVNPAKPIPDTKPKSFSLLSHFARNTLRTASIDAPVVGFASFSGGVGKSTLSAALATSLLSRDQRCLVLGQTLFSPLPYYLGWKTQEQDESENTVVHINQPIEAIGQSLNLFISETGSRHLVAEARNTVPKADLILYDLEASPHIIDAFASIDLLIVPLRPDINALIIINRIEQALSQMEATPRLGVFYVLNQFDEGKSLHREIRQTLKTRLGDRLLDVVIPWDDSVQEALANGRSPQAHQPDSPFARAADSLSRWLEQTASLPARA; this is translated from the coding sequence ATGCTGAATCTATTTTCTCGCTGGGGAAAAAAGACCCCGAATCCGGCCGCACTGAAACGCGTCGACCCCCTGGAAGATGTACAACGGCTCTATAATGAACTAAACCTCGACCCGTCAGGCTATCACCGCTTCGACACTACGCCGCTTCCCGAGACGAGTCTCGCGCCCAAACCGGAAAAGACCGAAATCGAAGCCGTGCAGACCGAGCCGGAAACCACAACGGCCGCACTGACGACGCCTGAACCAGAAACCCCGGAAATCGCACCGGCGCCCGTGACGCCCCCCCTTGAAACGCCAGCCAGCGCCGCTGTCAACCCAGCCAAGCCAATTCCGGACACCAAACCCAAGAGTTTTTCCCTCCTATCCCACTTCGCGCGAAATACCCTGCGTACCGCCAGCATCGACGCGCCGGTCGTGGGATTTGCCTCCTTTTCCGGGGGTGTCGGCAAAAGCACCCTGAGTGCGGCACTGGCAACGAGTCTCCTATCCCGCGATCAACGCTGTCTCGTCCTCGGACAAACCCTGTTCTCACCCTTGCCCTACTATCTCGGCTGGAAGACCCAGGAGCAGGACGAATCTGAAAACACGGTCGTCCATATCAACCAGCCCATCGAAGCAATCGGTCAATCGCTGAACCTGTTCATCAGCGAAACCGGCAGCCGCCATCTGGTGGCAGAGGCGCGGAATACGGTACCCAAGGCTGATCTGATTCTGTACGACCTCGAGGCCTCCCCCCACATCATCGATGCCTTCGCATCCATCGATCTGTTGATCGTACCGCTTCGACCCGACATCAATGCCCTGATCATCATCAACCGGATCGAGCAGGCACTATCCCAGATGGAAGCCACCCCCAGACTGGGCGTCTTCTACGTCCTCAACCAGTTCGATGAAGGGAAGAGCCTGCACCGGGAAATCCGGCAGACCCTCAAAACGCGGCTGGGTGACCGGCTGCTGGATGTCGTGATTCCCTGGGACGATTCGGTTCAGGAGGCCCTGGCCAACGGCCGGTCGCCGCAAGCCCATCAACCGGACAGCCCCTTTGCGCGTGCTGCCGATTCGTTGTCTCGCTGGTTGGAACAAACAGCATCCCTTCCCGCCCGAGCCTGA